The following proteins are encoded in a genomic region of Maylandia zebra isolate NMK-2024a linkage group LG1, Mzebra_GT3a, whole genome shotgun sequence:
- the LOC143419489 gene encoding thyroglobulin-like has product MARLLRIACILVCCPALLQGKASEYQLESETLSRCELLRGVAVAKERDEIPHCTEDGSFRPVQCSGRGQECWCVDTEGQEVTGTRTSGSAPHCPSPCQLQAVLRCSPSGLFEPVQCDSSRGQCWCVDQDGMELYGTRQDGRPRRCPGGCEVRSRRLLHSSSRSSSPPQCAEDGSFLPVQCQFINTTDRTELDLLHAFNRFPEAFETFSSFRKFFPLVSSYCFCSDSRGRELENTGVELLLSEVYDSAFSGLRSGHSFSQTNIYRVLQRRMLGVRLALTGHFRCPSPCEEERRAAMEANSVFIPSCESGGAFASKQCQQGGQCWCVDPAGRELPGTRQHGDSLTCSSGPADCRSQRRLALSRLFSGPVEPPFQASSGSPPASCLSLLQPLRDLLPVDSDPTSFLSQLVEVLHGLFPSVGGALQALTRSSPRRFQENLFGGKFLKNAAAFNFSGAVGSRGALSLDPPSSQSLAVRLQRNQDLVQSVSRALEDPAFLSTLQQTLTGLSSSQSASVEQVLTPLLRSCSTDDDDDLAAIFVPSCTQSGAFQEVQCQGAECWCVDPQGREVKGSRTVTRRPRCPSPCERARAAALEVRSNMAASAEIHIPACSRDGDFLPLQCVGSRCFCVDTEGKTMTAGPAGGAVTCPERKAETLRSSAGRCSQASAEVETFRQEVKSIVSLSNSSHIPLGYGFLLAEGLRLTHEELQISQSEEELQVSETLLRRPRAALRLAAFSTVQMLLPRQRRSYQPFTPQCDADGRWLLTQCYHSTGQCWCVDEDGQYISDSLTSRSLSLPKCLTRCQRAKARSLLSGWMKGSDITISSPYHPTCEQDGRFSVLQTGGAAGWCVNPLTGGTIQTATPNATGQLTCPSWCQLQGLQCRPDGSFAPLQCDVTSCWCVSENGQEVGGTRTSRQTGRTPSCDRPLCPAPIITHGALVCRPPADGRQSCDLACYHGYQNSLAISSFLCETASRRWDGDQKPLSGACQISRPPQSVSSTQLWVLPSACSQISRLQSLLFNTVTSRGLCSAQLPSSGRAVSLCDDSSVTLQCDGDDSLRLTVRWSAALYDLPTSDLPDLHDVGVFLNESRLLEGLQGILRSVLSSEPKLVSVTTPSFGCSRGYHLDSDSEGCVVCPAGSFSQEGVCHLCLQGTYQDEEGRDFCNRCPTGSSPAGASSVKECVTECQRRGLRCSQRGDFLPAQPDVLAGRWRCFNSEGVELEWSSSDKVLTDDECSVLSRFQAVPTSDLIVGAADAEVLQTMTSDLPACVRACAAQPSCHHVALFNSQTQCELYSTHSLNTHCNTSQQSRGFLGNAQAELFDSLSCYLRVRGGASDLLVIRKKGAEFSSQQQHQHSFVRMRMMKAVSGVFRTQVFSSRRTSLSDAHRFCQDGCSRDTCCDGFILNQNSLEGGSLLCGWLRAPSVLTCGDRDWDVIGQGAAKRTCGAGLTYNEQQRSFMFDFGGQEFTITDSALPADSKNRKDYQASIISFQAIYLNTASAVGGSGSSSCAAAELSPPLDASVQLKFASLSEDDVLVDPQRKLPALSFWLNKNNYNSQQAQLWCLTRCDEEPQCSVADLRDADSAGFFSCSLYPDSRVCGAYDKPLRRPCSPLLDRAPNNTYSKKVALSGPVKSFYERVSFKKMVSYSVRSRVSLGENTPLSEGFMECERRCDEDPCCRGVGFVGDTKSRGGSDVVCLALISLGVQTCSEDDVTTWRTQDCRPSAVKTTPDPFGWYQKPVNQWSPSPALCPPFSLPPTKTNISLDDWSLLADSSVLVDPSLSTYDVIHVSRDVADDRDMTRDWCLHACQEAESCAAVSLSEVESATRCVLYPDTIVCGLSSAPESPASSSCRLVVREPAPQVYLRRGVFSELSQTSVSIPGQGVLQGVAVETALASDRRTVVQFLGVPYARPPIGSLRFEAAQPAEWMGTWDATKPRPSCIQPGDVASAASSEDCLYLNIFTPADLRGRVPVLVFFFNPSANENPGLLDGSILAAMGNIVVVTASYRTAALGFLSTGESGLHGNYGLSDQEAALRWVKDHIWLMGGDNSRVTVGAERGGADITSLHLLSSSRPLFQRMMLMGGSAFSPSLVQTPSTSRRQALDLAKELGCVTSDLAACLRASSVHTLNAAQTKLLAVSGPFQSWSPVRQSVSRSSFHRVDLLLGTSEHDGLISRARKIKDFESLQGRADSKTAFYEALSRSLGGATGNELLKEAAAWFYSLDHSPSAAGYNLFSRALNNATRDLFIICPTLQMARHWAENRASVFLYHQPASSAHDRADVYLPLDVQLAFGTPHHPMSSQRFASSDRRLSLAMMTYVSSFIRSGNPNPSQSWAESVLPRWQPVLSSEAPPTYLELSTNLHHQRGLSQSSCSFWTQLAPKLTSLTGASGAEPVQPALTPEPPVAAPSSQPQTEKDAYS; this is encoded by the exons ATGGCCCGGCTGCTCCGCATTGCCTGCATCCTGGTCTGCTGCCCCGCGCTGCTGCAGGGCAAAGCTTCAG AGTACCAGCTGGAGTCAGAGACACTGAGCCGATGTGAGCTGCTGAGAGGCGTCGCTGTTGCCAAAGAGCGAGATGAGATCCCTCACTGCACTGAGGACGGCAGCTTCAG acctGTGCAGTGCAGTGGGCGGGGTCAGGAGTGTTGGTGTGTCGACACTGaaggtcaggaggtcactgggACTCGAACCAGCGGCTCAGCTCCTCATT GCCCGTCTCCCTGCCAGCTGCAGGCCGTCCTGCGGTGTTCGCCTTCAGGCCTCTTTGAGCCAGTTCAGTGtgactccagcagggggcagtgctGGTGTGTGGATCAGGACGGCATGGAGCTCTACGGGACCAGACAAGACGGGAGGCCCCGCCGCT GTCCCGGCGGCTGTGAAGTGAGGTCCAGGCGGCTCCTTCACAGCTCCTCCAGGTCGTCTTCTCCTCCTCAGTGTGCTGAAGATGGCAGCTTCCTCCCGGTCCAGTGTCAATTCATCAACACCACAGACAgaacagagctggacctgctgCACGCCTTCAACAG gTTTCCAGAAGCCTTTGAGACGTTCAGCAGCTTCAGGAAGTTTTTCCCGCTGGTTTCCTCCTACTGCTTCTGCTCAGACAGCCGAGGCCGAGAGCTGGAgaacacag GTGTGGAGCTCCTCCTGTCTGAGGTGTACGACTCGGCGTTCTCTGGTCTTCGCTCCGGTCACTCCTTCTCTCAAACCAACATCTACCGAGTCCtgcagaggaggatgctgggagTCCGCCTCGCCCTCACCGGACACTTCAGAT GCCCATCTCCCTGTGAGGAGGAGCGGCGAGCAGCGATGGAGGCGAACAGCGTATTCATCCCATCCTGTGAGAGCGGAGGAGCCTTCGCCTCCAAACAGTGCCAGCAGGGGGGGCAGTGCTGGTGCGTTGACCCTGCGGGGAGAGAGCTTCCTGGGACTCGGCAGCACGGAGACTCCCTGACCTGCA gTTCAGGTCCAGCCGACTGCCGCTCTCAGCGCCGTCTGGCTCTGTCCCGTCTCTTCTCTGGTCCCGTTGAGCCTCCTTTTCAGGCCTCCTCTGGTAGCCctccagcctcctgtctctCCCTCCTCCAGCCTCTCAGGGACCTCCTCCCAGTGGACTCTGACCCCACCTCTTTTCTGTCTCAGCTGGTCGAAGTCCTGCATGGCCTGTTCCCCTCTGTGGGCGGGGCTCTGCAGGCTCTGACTCGCTCCTCCCCCCGGCGCTTCCAGGAGAATCTGTTCGGAGGGAAGTTCCTGAAAAACGCAGCAGCTTTCAACTTCAGTGGGGCGGTGGGATCTCGGGGAGCTCTCAGTCTGGACCCGCCGTCCTCTCAGAGCCTCGCTGTCCGCCTGCAGCGGAACCAGGACCTGGTCCAATCTGTCAGCAGAGCCCTGGAGGACCCCGCCTTCCTCTCCACCCTCCAGCAGACGCTGACGGGTCTCAGCAGCTCTCAGTCTGCCTCCGTGGAACAG GTCCTCACTCCTCTGCTGCGCTCCTGCTCCACGGATGATGACGATGACCTGGCGGCCATCTTTGTTCCCAGCTGCACACAGAGCGGTGCTTTCCAGGAGGTCCAGTGTCAGGGTGCAGAGTGTTGGTGTGTTGACCCTCAGGGGCGGGAGGTGAAGGGGTCTCGGACCGTCACTCGACGACCTCGCTGTCCGTCCCCCTGTGAGAGAGCGCGGGCGGCGGCCCTCGAGGTGAGATCGAACATGGCGGCCAGTGCTGAAATCCACATCCCGGCGTGCTCGCGGGATGGAGACTTCCTGCCGCTGCAGTGCGTCGGCTCACGGTGCTTCTGCGTGGACACTGAGGGGAAGACAATGACTGCcgggccagcagggggcgctgtcACCT GTCCAGAGAGAAAAGCAGAGACGCTTCGATCCTCTGCAG GTCGGTGCTCGCAGGCGTCGGCCGAGGTCGAGACCTTCAGACAAGAAGTGAAGAGCATCGTCTCGCTCTCTAACTCCTCCCACATCCCTCTGGGATATGGATTCCTACTGGCCGAAGGTCTGCGTCTGACCCATGAGGAACTCCagatcagccaatcagaggaggAACTGCAAGTTTCTGAGACGCTACTGAGGCGCCCCAGAGCTGCTCTGCGATTGGCTGCTTTCTCCA CTGTTCAGATGCTGCTGCCTCGTCAGCGCCGCTCGTACCAGCCGTTTACTCCTCAGTGTGACGCCGACGGACGCTGGCTGCTCACGCAGTGTTACCACAGCACAG gtCAGTGTTGGTGTGTCGATGAAGACGGACAGTACATCTCTGATTCTCTGACCAGCCGCTCGCTCAGCCTGCCcaaat GTTTGACTCGCTGTCAGAGAGCAAAGGCTCGCTCCCTGCTCTCCGGTTGGATGAAAGGCTCTGACATCACCATCTCCTCACCTTACCACCCAACCTGTGAGCAG GACGGTCGTTTCTCGGTGCTGCAGACAGGGGGCGCTGCAGGCTGGTGTGTGAACCCTCTGACTGGAGGGACGATACAAACGGCAACACCAAACGCAACAGGACAGctgacat GTCCCAGCTGGTGTCAGCTACAAGGACTCCAGTGTCGCCCTGATGGCTCCTTCGCTCCTCTTCAgtgtgatgtcacttcctgctgGTGTGTCTCCGAGAATGGACAAGAAGTGGGCGGGACGAGAACATCTCGACAGACAGGCCGCACGCCATCATGTGACC gtcctctGTGCCCCGCCCCCATCATTACCCATGGTGCGCTGGTGTGCCGCCCACCAGCTGATGGACGCCAGAGCTGTGACCTTGCTTGTTACCATGGCTACCAGAACTCACTTGCTATCAGCAGTTTCCTGTGTGAGACTGCGAGTCGGAGATGGGATGGAGACCAGAAGCCGCTGAGCGGAGCCTGTCAAA TCTCTCGGCCTCCGCAGTCCGTGTCCTCCACGCAGCTCTGGGTGTTGCCCTCGGCCTGCTCTCAGATCAGCCGGTTACAGTCTCTGCTGTTCAACAcagtgaccagcagggggctcTGTTCTGCACAG cttccCTCATCAGGCCGCGCTGTGTCGCTATGTGACGACTCCTCGGTGACTCTGCAGTGTGACGGTGACGACTCGCTGAGGTTGACGGTGAGATGGAGCGCTGCTCTCTATGACCTCCCGACCTCTGACCTCCCAGACCTCCATGACGTTG GTGTCTTCCTGAATGAGTCCAGACTTCTGGAGGGACTTCAGGGAATTCTGCGCTCCGTGTTGTCATCAGAGCCCAAACTGGTTTCTGTGACTACACCGAGCTTCGGCTGTTCCCGTGGTTACCATCTGGACAGCGACAGCGAGGGCTGTG tcgtTTGTCCTGCTGGCAGTTTCTCCCAGGAGGGGGTGTGTCATCTGTGTCTTCAGGGGACCTATCAGGACGAAGAGGGGCGGGACTTCTGCAACAGGTGTCCCACAGGGTCGTCACCTGCTGGAGCATCATCTGTCAAGGAAT GTGTGACCGAGTGCCAGAGGCGGGGCCTGCGGTGTTCGCAGCGAGGTGACTTCCTGCCAGCGCAGCCGGATGTCCTCGCGGGCAGGTGGAGGTGCTTCAACAGCGAGGGGGTGGAGCTCGAGTGGAGCAGCAGTGACAAGGTTCTGACTGATGACGAGTGCTCAG TCCTCAGCAGGTTTCAAGCTGTTCCCACATCAGACCTGATTGTTGGAGCTGCAGATGCTGAAGTGCTGCAGacgatgacctctgacctccctgCCTGTGTCCGGG CGTGTGCAGCACAGCCTTCCTGCCACCATGTGGCGCTGTTCAACAGCCAGACTCAGTGTGAACTGTACAGCACACACAGCCTGAACACACACTGCAACACCTCCCAGCag TCCAGAGGTTTTCTGGGTAATGCTCAGGCTGAGCTGTTTGATTCGCTAAGCTGCTATCTGAGAGTGAGGGGCGGAGCTTCAGATCTGCTGGTCATCAGGAAGAAAG gTGCAGAGTTTTCCtcgcagcagcagcatcagcacAGTTTtgtgaggatgaggatgatgaaggcGGTCTCAGGTGTGTTCAGGACTCAGGTGTTCTCCTCCAGGCGGACCTCTCTTTCCGACGCTCATCGTTTCTGTCAGGACGGCTGCAGCCGCGACACCTGCTGCGACGGATTCATCCTCAACCAGAACAGCCTGGAGGGAG GGTCCCTACTCTGTGGCTGGTTGAGAGCTCCATCAGTGCTGACGTGCGGGGACCGGGACTGGGATGTGATTGGTCAGGGAGCGGCCAAACGCACTTGCGGGGCGGGGCTTACCTACAACGAGCAGCAGCGCAGCTTCATGTTTGACTTTGGAGGACAGGAGTTCACCATCA CTGATTCTGCTCTGCCAGCTGACAGCAAGAACAGGAAGGACTATCAGGCCTCCATCATCAGCTTCCAAGCCATCTACCTGAACACTG CTTCGGCCGTCGGCGGTTCTGGTTCTTCTTCGTGTGCTGCAGCTGAGCTCAGCCCTCCTCTGGACG CTTCAGTTCAGCTGAAGTTTGCGTCTCTGTCTGAGGACGACGTTCTCGTGGATCCTCAGAGGAAGCTCCCCGCTCTCTCCTTCTGGCTCAACAAGAACAACTACAACTCCCAGCAGGCACAGCTCTGGTGTCTCACGC GTTGTGACGAGGAGCCGCAGTGCTCGGTTGCTGACCTCAGAGATGCTGACTCGGCAGGTTTCTTCAGCTGCTCGTTGTATCCGGACAGCAGAGTTTGTGGAGCTTACGATAAACCTCTGAGACGACCCTGCAGCCCCCTGCTGGACAGAGCGCCCAACAACACCTACAGCAAGAAGG tCGCTCTGTCTGGACCAGTGAAGAGCTTCTATGAGAGGGTTTCCTTCAAGAAGATGGTTTCTTACTCTGTACGCAGCCGAGTCAGCCTGGGAGAAAACACACCGCTGTCTGAGGG GTTCATGGAGTGCGAGCGCCGTTGCGACGAGGATCCCTGCTGCCGTGGCGTCGGCTTTGTCGGTGACACCAAATCCAGAG gaggcTCTGATGTGGTGTGTTTAGCTCTGATTAGTCTCGGGGTTCAGACCTGCAGCGAAGACGACGTGACGACCTGGAGGACTCAGGACTGCAGACCATCAGCAGTGAAGACCACACCGGACCCCTTTGGCTGGTACCAGAAACCCG TGAATCAGTGGAGTCCGTCTCCTGCTCTCTGTCCTCCGTTCAGCCTGCCACCAACCAAAACCAACA TTTCGCTGGACGACTGGAGTCTCCTCGCCGACTCTTCAGTCCTCGTCGACCCGTCTCTCTCTACCTATGATGTCATCCACGTGAGCCGTGATGTCGCCGATGACAGAGATATGACCAGGGACTGGTGTCTCCATG CCTGCCAGGAGGCGGAGTCTTGTGCAGCTGTGTCACTCAGTGAGGTGGAGTCCGCCACGCGCTGCGTTCTGTACCCTGACACAATAGTCTGTGGCCTAAGCTCCGCCCCTGAATCCCCCGCCTCGTCTTCCTGTCGACTGGTCGTGAGAGAGCCCGCCCCCCAGGTGTACCTGAGACGCGGTGTTTTCTCAGAGCTGTCACAGACGTCCGTTTCTATCCCGGGCCAGGGGGTGCTGCAAGGTGTCGCCGTGGAAACAGCACTGGCATCAGACAGGAGGACAGTCGTTCAGTTCCTCGGAGTCCCGTACGCTCGTCCTCCAATAGGATCGCTCCGCTTTGAAGCAGCTCAGCCGGCTGAGTGGATGGGAACCTGGGACGCCACCAAACCACG CCCCAGCTGCATCCAGCCTGGTGACGTAGCCTCTGCAGCCTCCAGTGAGGACTGTCTCTACCTCAACATCTTCACTCCTGCTGACCTG AGGGGGCGTGTTCCAGTCCTGGTTTTCTTCTTCAACCCTTCAGCCAATGAGAACCCAGGACTGTTGGATGGCTCCATCCTCGCTGCTATGGGTAATATCGTCGTGGTAACAGCGAGTTACCGGACGGCGGCGCTGGGATTCCTGAGCACAg GTGAGTCTGGTCTCCATGGTAACTACGGCCTCTCGGACCAGGAGGCAGCGCTGCGCTGGGTCAAAGACCACATCTGGCTGATGGGCGGAGACAACAGCAGAGTGACGGTGGGGGCGGAGCGTGGTGGTGCTGACATCACCAGCCTTCACCTCCTGTCTTCGTCTCGTCCTCTGTTCCAGAGGATGATGCTGATG GGCGGGTCAGCGTTTTCTCCATCACTGGTTCAGACTCCGTCCACCTCCAGACGTCAGGCCCTCGATCTGGCCAAGGAGCTCGGctgtgtgacctctgacctcgcGGCCTGCCTCAGAGCGTCATCTGTCCACACGCTCAACGCCGCTCAGACAAAG CTGTTGGCGGTCAGCGGGCCGTTTCAGTCCTGGTCTCCGGTCCGTCAGTCCGTCTCTCGGTCGTCCTTCCACAGAGTGGACCTGCTGCTGGGAACATCAGAGCACGATGGTCTGATCAGCCGTGCTCGCAAgataaag GACTTTGAGTCTCTGCAGGGCAGAGCTGACAGCAAGACGGCGTTTTACGAGGCTCTGAGCCGCTCGCTGGGCGGAGCCACGGGAAATGAGCTGCTGAAGGAGGCGGCGGCGTGGTTCTACTCGCTGGATCACAGTCCCTCAGCTGCTGGATACAACCTGTTCTCCAGAGCGCTCAACAACGCCACCAG AGACCTGTTCATCATCTGTCCCACGCTCCAGATGGCGAGGCACTGGGCGGAGAACAGAGCTAGTGTCTTCCTGTACCACCAACCGGCCTCCAGCGCTCACGACAG ggcCGACGTGTACCTTCCTCTGGATGTTCAGCTCGCCTTCGGGACACCTCATCATCCAATGAGCTCTCAGCGCTTCGCCTCCTCTGATCGGCGCCTCTCTCTTGCCATGATGACCTACGTCTCCAGCTTCATACGGAGCGG GAACCCAAACCCATCCCAATCGTGGGCGGAGTCAGTTCTGCCCCGCTGGCAGCCAGTGCTGTCCTCAGAGGCTCCGCCCACCTACCTGGAGCTAAGCACTAACCTCCATCATCAGCGGGGTTTGAGTCAGAGCTCCTGCTCCTTCTGGACCCAACTGGCACCCAAACTGACGAGTCTGACAG GTGCATCGGGGGCGGAGCCTGTTCAGCCTGCACTGACCCCTGAACCCCCAGTGGCTGCTCCATCCAGCCAACCCCAGACTGAGAAAGATGCCTACAGCTAA